CAGCCCATGACTTTGTAACAGGATTGAAACACGTAGCTGACGGTAAGTCAGACGGTGTCTCTCTCATCCAAAATTCAATTAAGGGCTTGGATGCCTACATGACTGGTGAGACCAATGATTTCTCTACAGTTGGTGTCAAGGCCTTGGACGATTACACAGTTGAATATACCCTAAACAAACCAGAAAGCTTCTGGAACTCTAAAGTCACCACAGCGACGATGTTGCCTGTAAATGAAGAGTTTTTGAAGGCATCAGGTAAAGATTATGGAGCAGTTACTCCAGCAGGGATTCTCTACAATGGTCCTTATATCCTGAAGACCTTGACGTCTAAATCGTTGATCGAATACGAGAAAAACCCAAACTACTGGGATAAAGAAAAGGTAAAAATCGAGAAGATCAAATTGACTTACTACGATGGTTCTGATCAGGAATCGTTGATTCGTAGTTTCTCTTCTGGTGCCTATACGACAGCCCGTCTCTTCCCAAGTAGCTCAAACTTTGCTTCTACTTTGGAACAATACGGAGATAAAATAACTTATAGCCCACAGGACTCAAGTAGTTATTACTTCACCTTTAACGTAAATCGTCAGTCATACAATAAAACTGCGAAAACAAGTGAAGAGCAAAAGACTTCTACTAAAGAAGCTATGCTGAATAAGGACTTCCGTCAGGCTATCAACTTTGCCTTCAACCGTCATTCATATGCTGCTCAGCTAAATGGTGAAGACGGTGCGGACAAGATTATTCGTAACAGTCTCGTTCCTGACAACTTTGTACAAGCAGGCGGTAAGAATTTTGGTCAAATCGCTCAAGCAGAGTTGGTGAACTATGGTGACCAATGGAAAGGTGTTGAGCTAGTTGACGGTAAGGATTCTATCTACAACCCTGACAAGGCTAAAGCAACCTTCGAAAAAGCTAAGAAAGACTTGGAATCTAAAGGGGTAACTTTCCCAATTCACTTGGATGTCCCAGTTGAACAAACAGATACTATCGCCGTTCAACAAAGTAACTCTTTCAAACAGTCAATCGAATCAACTCTTGGTGCTGAAAATGTTGTCATCGACGTTCTTCAAATGACAGATAATGAAAAGGAAACAATCACTTCACAAGCGCGTGTTCCTTCTCAAAAAGACTATGATTTGAACAGTACAGGATGGGCTCCAAGTTATCAAGACCCAGCCTCTTACTTGAATATCATGGATCCTAAATCAGGGTCTGCCATGAAACACCTTGGTATTACGAAAGGAAAAGATAAGGATGTTGTAGCGAAACTTGGTTTGGACCAATATAAGAAATTATTGGATGATGCCGATTCAGAAACTACAAATCTTGAAGAACGCTATGAAAAATATGCCAAAGCTCAAGCTTGGTTGACAGATAGTTCGTTATTGATGCCAACAGCCTCATCTGGTGGTTCTCCAGTTGTAAGTAATGTCGTGCCATTCTCAAAACCATACTCACAAGTTGGTATTAAGGGTGACCCGTATATCTTTAAAGGAATGAAATTGCAAAAAGATATCGTTACAACCAAAGAATATGAAGAAGCACTGAAAAAATGGCAAAAAGAAAAATTGGAATCAAATGGTAAGTACCAAAAAGAACTAGAAAAACACATTAAATAAAGCAGAAAACTCTATATCAGACTTGGAATGATATAGAGTTTTTTCTTGCTAGTTTTGGGATTTTCTTGTAAAATAGAAAAAGTGAAGAGAGGTATGAAATGAGTAAGAAAGATAAAAAAATTGAAATTCAAGTAGCAGATGCCAAGGTTAATGTAGGAAAAGACAGTTTTGAAGGTTATACATTGACTATCGGTAAAAAAGTTATCGGAGAAATTGCCGAATTAGATGGACAATTTGCCATTATAAAGAATGGGAATGTCGATAGTTTTTATAAAAAATTGGAAAAAGCTGTGGAAATTTTGATTGAAAATTATAATTTAGCAAAATAAGTCTTGTTTTTTTGAAATTTTCATGATATAATGGTCCATGTTGATTGTAGGAGAGATAGCGAAGAGGCTAAACGCGGCGGACTGTAAATCCGCTCCTTCGGGTTCGGGGGTTCGAATCCCTCTCTCTCCATTTCATCAATGGGGTATAGCCAAGCGGTAAGGCAAGGGACTTTGACTCCCTCATGCGTTGGTTCGAATCCAGCTACCCCAGTTCTTAGGTAATGATCAAGATAAAAATCAAAATATCTTAGGGTATTTTATTTTTATAATTGAAAGACGTGAACGATATGAACATGTCCTTGCGGGTGCTTAGGAAAAAAATTATAAGTATGTCAAGTTTAAGAAGAACTTGATTGTTGGAGGATTTTTTAGATGAACGAATTTGAAGATTTGCTAAATAGCGTTAGCCAAGTTGAGACTGGTGATGTTGTTAGTGCTGAAGTATTGACAGTTGATGCGACTCAAGCTAACGTTGCAATCTCTGGAACTGGTGTTGAAGGTGTCTTGACTCTTCGCGAATTGACAAACGATCGCGATGCAGATATCAATGACTTTGTTAAAGTAGGAGAAGTATTGGATGTTCTTGTACTTCGTCAAGTAGTTGGTAAAGATACTGATACAGTTACATACCTTGTATCTAAAAAACGCCTTGAAGCTCGCAAAGCATGGGACAAACTTGTTGGTCGCGAAGAAGAAGTTGTTACTGTTAAAGGAACTCGTGCCGTTAAAGGTGGACTTTCAGTAGAATTTGAAGGTGTTCGTGGATTTATCCCAGCTTCAATGTTGGATACTCGTTTTGTACGTAACACTGAGCGTTTTGTAGGTCAAGAATTTGATGCTAAAATCAAAGAAGTTGACGCTAAAGAAAACCGCTTCATCCTTTCACGTCGTGAAGTTGTTGAAGCAGCTACTGCAGCAGCTCGCGCTGAAGTATTCGGTAAATTGGCTGTTGGTGATGTTGTAACTGGTAAAGTTGCTCGTATCACAAGCTTTGGTGCTTTCATCGATCTTGGTGGTGTTGACGGATTGGTTCACTTGACTGAATTATCACACGAACGTAACGTATCACCAAAATCAGTTGTAACTGTTGGTGAAGAAATTGAAGTGAAAATCCTTGATCTTAACGAAGAAGAAGGACGTGTATCACTTTCACTTAAAGCAACAACACCTGGACCATGGGATGGCGTTGAGCAAAAATTGGCTAAAGGTGATGTAGTTGAAGGAACAGTTAAACGTTTGACTGACTTCGGTGCATTTGTTGAAGTATTGCCAGGTATCGATGGACTTGTTCACGTATCACAAATTTCACACAAACGTATTGAAAATCCTAAAGAAGCTCTTAAAGTTGGTCAAGAAGTTCAAGTTAAAGTTCTTGAAGTTAACGCAGATGCAGAGCGTGTATCACTTTCTATCAAAGCTCTTGAAGAGCGTCCAGCTCAAGAAGAAGGACAAAAAGAAGAAAAACGTGCTCCACGTCCACGTCGTCCAAAACGTCAAGAAAAACGTGATTTCGAACTTCCAGAAACACAAACAGGATTCTCAATGGCTGACTTGTTCGGTGATATCGAACTTTAATCAAATTGAAAATTCACAAAATCCTTTGTTTACTTAACAAGGGATTTTTCTTTTGTCTGTAAGTCTTTTTTGATATAATAGTTCTATGTTAGAATCAGAAAAACAATCACGTTATCAAATGTTAAATGAGGAGCTCTCTTTTTTATTGGATGGTGAAACCAATGTTTTGGCTAATCTTTCCAACGCCAGTGCTCTTCTAAAATCACGCTTTCCTAATACCGTATTTGCAGGCTTTTATCTGTTCGATGGAAAGGAATTGGTTTTAGGTCCTTTCCAAGGAGGTGTTTCCTGCATCCGTATTGCACTGGGAAAAGGTGTTTGTGGGGAGGCAGCTCATTTTCAGGAAACTGTTCTGGTTGGTGATGTAACAACTTATCCCAACTATATTTCTTGTGATAGTCGAGCTAAAAGTGAAATTGTTGTTCCGATGGTTAAGAATGGTCAATTACTTGGAGTTCTGGATCTTGATTCTTCAGAGATTGATGATTATGATGCTATGGATCGAGATTATTTGGAACAATTTGTCGCTATTTTGCTTGAAAAGACAGAATGGGACTTTACAATGTTTGGGGAGAAAGCCTAATGTATCAAGCACTTTATCGAAAATATAGAAGTCAAAACTTCTCCCAGTTGGTTGGACAGGAAGTTGTGGCTAAGACTCTTAAACAAGCAGTGGAGCAAGAGAAAATAAGTCATGCTTATCTTTTTTCTGGTCCACGGGGAACGGGAAAAACCAGTGTAGCCAAGATTTTTGCCAAAGCTATGAACTGTCCAAATCAAGTGGGTGGTGAACCGTGTAATAACTGCTATATTTGTCAAGCAGTGACGGACGGTAGTTTAGAAGATGTCATTGAAATGGATGCTGCTTCTAATAACGGGGTGGATGAAATCCGTGAAATTCGTGATAAATCTACCTATGCGCCTAGCCTTGCTCGTTATAAGGTTTACATCATAGATGAGGTTCACATGCTGTCTACAGGAGCTTTTAATGCCCTCCTAAAGACGCTGGAAGAGCCAACACAGAATGTGGTCTTTATTTTGGCAACTACTGAATTGCACAAGATTCCTGCCACTATTCTATCCCGTGTGCAACGTTTTGAATTTAAATCAATTAAGACACAGGATATTAAGGAACATATCCGCTATATCTTAGAAAAAGAAAATATCAGTTCTGAACCAGAGGCTGTGGAAATCATTGCCAGACGGGCTGAAGGTGGAATGCGAGATGCCTTGTCTATTTTGGATCAAGCCCTGAGTTTGACACAGGGAAATGAGCTGACGACTGCTATCTCTGAAGAAATTACTGGCACCATTAGTCTATCAGCCTTGGATGATTATGTGTCTGCCTTGTCTCAACAGGATGTTCCAAAGTCCCTAGCGTGCTTAAATCTTCTCTTTGACAATGGTAAGAGCATGACTCGTTTTGTGACCGACCTTTTGCACTATTTAAGAGACTTGTTAATTGTCCAAACAGGGGGAAAAAATACTCATCATAGTCCAGTCTTTGTAGAAAATTTGGCACTTCCTCAAGAAAATCTGTTTGAAATGATTCGCTTGGCGACAGTCAGTTTAGCAGATATTAAGTCTAGTTTGCAGCCTAAGATTTATGCTGAGATGATGACCATCCGTTTGGCAGAGATTAAGCCTGAACCAGCTCTTTCAGGAGCGGTTGAACATGAAATTGCTACTCAGAGACAAGAAGTGATACGTCTCAAACAAGAACTCGCCAATGTGGGAACTGTAGCCAAGCCAACTAGTCCAGCACCTAGTCGCCCAGCGGCAGGCAAAACAGTCTATCGTGTTGATCGCAATAAGGTTCAATCGATCCTACAAGAGGCTGTCGAAAATCCTGATTTAGCACGTCAAAATCTGATTCGCTTGCAGAATGCCTGGGGAGAGGTGATTGAAAGTCTTGGAGGTCCTGATAAGGCTCTGCTAGTTGGTTCTCAACCGGTTGCAGCCAATGAACACCATGCTATTCTTGCTTTTGAGTCTAACTTCAATGCTGGTCAAACCATGAAACGGGACAATCTCAACACTATGTTTGGTAACATCCTCAGTCAGGCAGCAGGTTTTTCACCCGAAATTTTAGCCATTTCCATGGAGGAATGGAAAGAAGTCCGCGCAGCCTTTTCAGCCAAAGCCAAATCTTCTCAAACTGAAAAAGAAGCAGAAGAAAGTCTGATTCCAGAAGGATTTGAATTTTTGGCTGATAAAATGAAGGTAGAGGAAGACTAAAGAAAGATTTCATGATACAATAAGTTTATGAATAGACAACAATTTATTATCATTGCGCTGTTTACAGCTGCTGAGACCTATTTTTTCAATGAAGCCTGGATGACTGGTCGCTATATTATGGCAGCCTTTTGGGCCATTTTGCTCTTTAGAAATTTCCGAGTTAGTTACTTGATGGGCAAGATTGTAGATGTCATTGACCAGCATTTAAAAGGAAAAGACTAGTCCTCAGCTTCTAGACAAAATCAAAGCCTTTTAGGCTTTTTTTTGTTATACTATAAAAGTATATTTATTGACCTTTTACCGTATTTTCTAGGGAAATCAAGTATGTTTCCAGTAAGCACTGTAAAGGCCTTGAAAAAGAAAGGAACTATCATGTCAGTATTAGAGATCAAAGATCTTCACGTTGAGATTGAAGGAAAAGAAATTTTAAAAGGGGTTAACCTGACCCTGAAAACAGGAGAAATCGCCGCTATCATGGGACCAAATGGTACTGGTAAATCGACTCTTTCTGCCGCTATCATGGGAAATCCAAACTATGAAGTTACCAAAGGTGAAGTCTTGTTTGATGGCGTAAACATCCTTGAGTTGGAAGTGGACGAGCGTGCGCGTATGGGACTTTTCCTTGCTATGCAATACCCATCAGAAATTCCTGGAATTACCAATGCTGAGTTTCTTCGTGCAGCTATGAATGCTGGTAAAGAAGACGATGAGAAGATTTCAGTTCGTGAGTTTATCACTAAACTCGACGAGAAGATGGAATTGCTCAACATGAAAGAAGAAATGGCTGAGCGTTACCTCAACGAAGGTTTCTCTGGTGGTGAGAAAAAACGTAATGAGATTCTTCAACTTTTGATGTTGGAGCCAACATTTGCCCTTTTGGATGAGATTGACTCTGGTCTTGATATTGACGCTCTTAAAGTTGTTTCTAAGGGTGTTAATGCCATGCGTGGTGAAGGCTTTGGTGCTATGATTATCACTCACTACCAACGTCTTTTGAACTACATCACACCAGACGTGGTACACGTGATGATGGAAGGGCGTGTTGTCCTTTCAGGTGGTCCAGAATTGGCTGCACGTTTGGAACGTGAAGGATACGCAAAACTAGCTGAAGAACTTGGCTACGACTACAAGGAAGAATTGTAATTCCCTCGTATCTTTTAGGAGAAGTAAATGACTAAAGAAAATATTAAACTTTTTTCAGAAATGCACGCTGAACCAAGCTGGTTGGCTGACCTCCGTCAAAAAGCTTTTGATAAGATTGAGACTTTGGAATTACCAGTTATTGAGCGTGTCAAATTCCACCGTTGGAATCTGGGTGATGGAACGATTACAGAAAGTGAGCCATCAGCAAATGTTCCAGATTTCACTGCACTAGATAATCACTTGAAGTTGGTGCAAGTAGGAACTCAAACTGTTTTTGAGCAAATTCCAGTTGAGTTGGCTGAACAGGGTGTCGTCTTTACAGACTTCCACTCAGCTTTAGAAGAAATTCCAGAGCTGATCGAAGAATTCTTCATGTCATCTGTTAAGTATGACGATGACAAGTTGGCAGCCTACCATACAGCTTATTTCAACAGTGGTGCTGTTCTCTACATTCCTGATAATGTTGAGATTAAAGAACCAATCGAAGGAATTTTCTATCAAGACAGCGATAGTGATGTGCCGTTTAACAAGCATATTATGATTATCGCTGGTAAAAATTCTAAGATTAGTTATCTGGAGCGTTTAGAGTCACGCGGTGAGGGAAGTGTCAAAGCAACTGCTAATATCACAGTAGAAGTGATTGCACGTTCTGGTGCGCAAGTGAAGTTTGCTGCTATCGACCGTTTAGGAGAAAACGTCACTGCCTACATTAGCCGTCGTGGTAAATTAGGCAACGATGCAAGCATTGACTGGGCTATTGGTGTCATGAACGAAGGGAATGTCGTTGCGGACTTTGATAGCGACTTGATTGGAAATGGTAGCCATGCTGACCTTAAAGTGGTAGCTCTTTCAAGTGGCCGTCAGGTACAAGGGATTGATACCCGAGTAACTAACTATGGTTGCAACTCAATCGGAAATATCCTTCAACATGGGGTTATTCTTGAAAAAGCAACCTTGACTTTCAATGGTATTGGCCACATTATCAAGGGTGCTAA
The Streptococcus toyakuensis genome window above contains:
- the sufD gene encoding Fe-S cluster assembly protein SufD; its protein translation is MTKENIKLFSEMHAEPSWLADLRQKAFDKIETLELPVIERVKFHRWNLGDGTITESEPSANVPDFTALDNHLKLVQVGTQTVFEQIPVELAEQGVVFTDFHSALEEIPELIEEFFMSSVKYDDDKLAAYHTAYFNSGAVLYIPDNVEIKEPIEGIFYQDSDSDVPFNKHIMIIAGKNSKISYLERLESRGEGSVKATANITVEVIARSGAQVKFAAIDRLGENVTAYISRRGKLGNDASIDWAIGVMNEGNVVADFDSDLIGNGSHADLKVVALSSGRQVQGIDTRVTNYGCNSIGNILQHGVILEKATLTFNGIGHIIKGAKGADAQQESRVLMLSDQARSDANPILLIDENDVTAGHAASIGQVDPEDMYYLMSRGLDKATAERLVVRGFLGSVIVEIPVKEVRDEMIATIEEKLSKR
- the rpsA gene encoding 30S ribosomal protein S1, with the protein product MNEFEDLLNSVSQVETGDVVSAEVLTVDATQANVAISGTGVEGVLTLRELTNDRDADINDFVKVGEVLDVLVLRQVVGKDTDTVTYLVSKKRLEARKAWDKLVGREEEVVTVKGTRAVKGGLSVEFEGVRGFIPASMLDTRFVRNTERFVGQEFDAKIKEVDAKENRFILSRREVVEAATAAARAEVFGKLAVGDVVTGKVARITSFGAFIDLGGVDGLVHLTELSHERNVSPKSVVTVGEEIEVKILDLNEEEGRVSLSLKATTPGPWDGVEQKLAKGDVVEGTVKRLTDFGAFVEVLPGIDGLVHVSQISHKRIENPKEALKVGQEVQVKVLEVNADAERVSLSIKALEERPAQEEGQKEEKRAPRPRRPKRQEKRDFELPETQTGFSMADLFGDIEL
- a CDS encoding DUF2969 domain-containing protein translates to MSKKDKKIEIQVADAKVNVGKDSFEGYTLTIGKKVIGEIAELDGQFAIIKNGNVDSFYKKLEKAVEILIENYNLAK
- a CDS encoding peptide ABC transporter substrate-binding protein, which encodes MKSKKWLLTAGVVLSTTALLAACGKADKEADAPTTFSYVYAVDPASLDYSIATRTSTTDVIGNVVDGLMENDQYGNVIPSLAEDWSVSKDGLTYTYKLRKGVKWYTSEGEEYAEVTAHDFVTGLKHVADGKSDGVSLIQNSIKGLDAYMTGETNDFSTVGVKALDDYTVEYTLNKPESFWNSKVTTATMLPVNEEFLKASGKDYGAVTPAGILYNGPYILKTLTSKSLIEYEKNPNYWDKEKVKIEKIKLTYYDGSDQESLIRSFSSGAYTTARLFPSSSNFASTLEQYGDKITYSPQDSSSYYFTFNVNRQSYNKTAKTSEEQKTSTKEAMLNKDFRQAINFAFNRHSYAAQLNGEDGADKIIRNSLVPDNFVQAGGKNFGQIAQAELVNYGDQWKGVELVDGKDSIYNPDKAKATFEKAKKDLESKGVTFPIHLDVPVEQTDTIAVQQSNSFKQSIESTLGAENVVIDVLQMTDNEKETITSQARVPSQKDYDLNSTGWAPSYQDPASYLNIMDPKSGSAMKHLGITKGKDKDVVAKLGLDQYKKLLDDADSETTNLEERYEKYAKAQAWLTDSSLLMPTASSGGSPVVSNVVPFSKPYSQVGIKGDPYIFKGMKLQKDIVTTKEYEEALKKWQKEKLESNGKYQKELEKHIK
- the dnaX gene encoding DNA polymerase III subunit gamma/tau encodes the protein MYQALYRKYRSQNFSQLVGQEVVAKTLKQAVEQEKISHAYLFSGPRGTGKTSVAKIFAKAMNCPNQVGGEPCNNCYICQAVTDGSLEDVIEMDAASNNGVDEIREIRDKSTYAPSLARYKVYIIDEVHMLSTGAFNALLKTLEEPTQNVVFILATTELHKIPATILSRVQRFEFKSIKTQDIKEHIRYILEKENISSEPEAVEIIARRAEGGMRDALSILDQALSLTQGNELTTAISEEITGTISLSALDDYVSALSQQDVPKSLACLNLLFDNGKSMTRFVTDLLHYLRDLLIVQTGGKNTHHSPVFVENLALPQENLFEMIRLATVSLADIKSSLQPKIYAEMMTIRLAEIKPEPALSGAVEHEIATQRQEVIRLKQELANVGTVAKPTSPAPSRPAAGKTVYRVDRNKVQSILQEAVENPDLARQNLIRLQNAWGEVIESLGGPDKALLVGSQPVAANEHHAILAFESNFNAGQTMKRDNLNTMFGNILSQAAGFSPEILAISMEEWKEVRAAFSAKAKSSQTEKEAEESLIPEGFEFLADKMKVEED
- a CDS encoding DUF3272 domain-containing protein; the encoded protein is MNRQQFIIIALFTAAETYFFNEAWMTGRYIMAAFWAILLFRNFRVSYLMGKIVDVIDQHLKGKD
- a CDS encoding GAF domain-containing protein, encoding MLESEKQSRYQMLNEELSFLLDGETNVLANLSNASALLKSRFPNTVFAGFYLFDGKELVLGPFQGGVSCIRIALGKGVCGEAAHFQETVLVGDVTTYPNYISCDSRAKSEIVVPMVKNGQLLGVLDLDSSEIDDYDAMDRDYLEQFVAILLEKTEWDFTMFGEKA
- the sufC gene encoding Fe-S cluster assembly ATPase SufC, with product MSVLEIKDLHVEIEGKEILKGVNLTLKTGEIAAIMGPNGTGKSTLSAAIMGNPNYEVTKGEVLFDGVNILELEVDERARMGLFLAMQYPSEIPGITNAEFLRAAMNAGKEDDEKISVREFITKLDEKMELLNMKEEMAERYLNEGFSGGEKKRNEILQLLMLEPTFALLDEIDSGLDIDALKVVSKGVNAMRGEGFGAMIITHYQRLLNYITPDVVHVMMEGRVVLSGGPELAARLEREGYAKLAEELGYDYKEEL